A single Acidimicrobiales bacterium DNA region contains:
- a CDS encoding enoyl-CoA hydratase-related protein, translating into MTIDYTQDDHVVTITINRPEAHNSLDMEHFAALHGAWVRFRDDDTAWVAVITGVGRAFCTGADLKRFIPELTGELPRPDGWDAETAVHAVLHRFPVYKPIIAAVNGVCVAGGIEMLGSTDIRVASPDARFAVMEPKRGLFAGGGTTVRLVRQIAFPHAMELLLTADMIDAARALEIGLVNKVVPADELLDAAYDYAHRIAANAPLAVFATKQSAIESLSLDLDAAFDNESRHSDRIFATADAKEGPKAFLEKRPPIWQGR; encoded by the coding sequence GTGACCATCGACTACACGCAGGACGACCACGTCGTCACCATCACCATCAACCGGCCCGAGGCCCACAACTCGCTCGACATGGAGCACTTCGCCGCGCTGCACGGGGCGTGGGTGCGGTTCCGCGACGACGACACCGCCTGGGTGGCGGTGATCACCGGGGTGGGCCGGGCGTTCTGCACCGGCGCCGACCTCAAGCGGTTCATCCCCGAGCTCACCGGCGAGCTGCCCCGGCCCGACGGCTGGGACGCGGAGACGGCCGTCCACGCCGTGCTCCACCGGTTCCCGGTCTACAAGCCGATCATCGCGGCGGTGAACGGCGTGTGCGTGGCCGGGGGCATCGAGATGCTGGGCTCGACCGACATCCGGGTGGCGTCGCCCGACGCCCGCTTCGCGGTGATGGAGCCGAAGCGGGGCCTCTTCGCCGGCGGCGGGACGACCGTGCGGCTGGTGCGGCAGATCGCCTTCCCGCACGCCATGGAGCTGCTGCTGACCGCCGACATGATCGACGCCGCCCGGGCATTGGAGATCGGCCTGGTCAACAAGGTGGTGCCGGCCGACGAGCTGCTCGACGCCGCCTACGACTACGCCCACCGCATCGCCGCGAACGCCCCCCTCGCCGTGTTCGCCACCAAGCAGTCGGCGATCGAGAGCCTCTCCCTCGACCTCGACGCCGCCTTCGACAACGAGTCCCGCCACAGCGACCGCATCTTCGCCACCGCCGACGCGAAGGAGGGCCCGAAGGCCTTCCTCGAGAAGCGCCCCCCGATCTGGCAGGGCCGCTGA
- a CDS encoding SDR family oxidoreductase — MSGDARVAVVTGGSGGIGFACAEALVGRGYDVVLTARRAGPLQEAADKLGARWVAADSADETEFAAVVEPLERVDFLVHAAGILDGTFVRKDSVASFDRIIRANLRSTYVVTAAVLPKMQAGGRLVYVSSSAAKAGMKGRSAYSASKAGMNAFAQALAGEVARDGLQVHVLVPAPVDTAMLDRVTFPMHTLRPADVGAAVAFLDGLDPGVVLPEIVLEAAAEGPFAPDPVVPEAARRKGFGS; from the coding sequence ATGAGCGGGGACGCCAGGGTCGCGGTCGTCACCGGCGGGAGCGGCGGCATCGGCTTCGCCTGCGCCGAGGCCCTCGTCGGCCGGGGCTACGACGTGGTGCTCACCGCCCGCCGGGCCGGGCCGCTGCAGGAGGCGGCCGACAAGCTGGGCGCCCGCTGGGTCGCCGCCGACAGCGCCGACGAGACCGAGTTCGCCGCGGTCGTCGAGCCCCTGGAGCGGGTCGACTTCCTGGTGCACGCCGCCGGCATCCTCGACGGCACCTTCGTCCGCAAGGATTCCGTCGCCAGCTTCGACCGGATCATCCGGGCCAACCTGCGGTCGACCTACGTCGTCACCGCGGCGGTGCTGCCCAAGATGCAGGCCGGCGGGCGCCTGGTCTACGTCTCGTCGTCGGCCGCGAAGGCGGGGATGAAGGGGCGCAGCGCCTACTCGGCGTCGAAGGCGGGGATGAACGCCTTCGCCCAGGCCCTGGCCGGCGAGGTCGCCCGGGACGGCCTGCAGGTCCACGTGCTGGTGCCGGCGCCGGTCGACACGGCGATGCTCGACCGGGTCACGTTCCCGATGCACACGCTGCGGCCCGCCGACGTGGGCGCCGCCGTCGCCTTCCTCGACGGCCTCGACCCCGGCGTGGTGCTGCCCGAGATCGTGTTGGAGGCCGCGGCGGAGGGGCCCTTCGCCCCGGACCCGGTGGTCCCCGAGGCCGCCCGTCGGAAGGGGTTCGGTTCGTGA
- a CDS encoding acyl-CoA dehydrogenase family protein, with protein MNLELPEVAAEFGATARRAFADAGGVELARRAEADPAVRATVVAPLLAGLGAFDLPLPLGPDDGDIDADVALAAGELCRAAGRVALPYPLAAVLASPDGTERPIAVVDPELPRADHGDLFPTWQLATLDGGRAWTGAPSGPVLGTKLGPFVTDLRLDAETPDRDLTFPAALTLALDAWRVLGTLERALETTAAHVTSREQFGQPLAGFQAVQFQVADATVAARALRELAGFTTWRLCVAPLDRLVDALALRVNAVEGAQQVLRTCHQLHGAIGFCDEHDLSVLSRHVQPQLRLPGGLEATTEHLLAAVEELGFSSLFGEGSSPAPAASGST; from the coding sequence GTGAACCTGGAGCTCCCCGAGGTCGCCGCCGAGTTCGGGGCGACCGCGCGGCGGGCGTTCGCCGACGCCGGTGGGGTGGAGCTGGCCCGCCGGGCCGAGGCCGACCCGGCGGTGCGCGCGACCGTCGTGGCGCCGCTGCTCGCCGGCCTGGGCGCGTTCGACCTGCCCCTGCCCCTGGGCCCGGACGACGGCGACATCGACGCCGACGTGGCGCTGGCCGCGGGCGAGCTGTGCCGGGCCGCCGGGCGGGTGGCGCTGCCCTACCCGCTCGCCGCCGTGCTCGCCTCGCCCGACGGCACCGAGCGGCCGATCGCAGTGGTGGATCCGGAGCTGCCCCGAGCCGACCACGGCGACCTCTTCCCCACCTGGCAGCTGGCCACCCTCGACGGCGGCCGGGCGTGGACCGGGGCGCCCTCCGGACCGGTGCTGGGCACCAAGCTCGGGCCGTTCGTCACCGACCTGCGACTCGACGCCGAGACCCCCGACCGCGACCTGACGTTCCCGGCGGCACTGACGCTGGCCCTCGATGCCTGGCGGGTGCTGGGCACGCTCGAGCGGGCGCTGGAGACCACCGCCGCCCACGTCACCAGCCGCGAGCAGTTCGGGCAGCCGCTGGCAGGGTTCCAGGCCGTGCAGTTCCAGGTCGCCGACGCCACCGTCGCCGCCCGGGCGCTGCGGGAGCTGGCCGGCTTCACCACGTGGCGGCTGTGCGTGGCGCCGCTCGACCGCCTGGTCGACGCCCTGGCGCTGCGGGTCAACGCCGTGGAGGGCGCCCAGCAGGTGCTGCGCACGTGCCACCAGCTCCACGGGGCGATCGGCTTCTGCGACGAGCACGACCTGTCCGTGCTCTCGCGCCACGTCCAGCCGCAGCTGCGGCTGCCCGGCGGACTGGAGGCCACCACCGAGCACCTGCTGGCGGCGGTGGAGGAGCTCGGGTTCTCCAGCCTCTTCGGCGAGGGCTCGTCACCGGCGCCAGCCGCTTCGGGGTCGACATGA
- a CDS encoding acyl-CoA dehydrogenase family protein, producing MDYVLGERAEALRHRLRELIDEHVPDDFLGAFTDDPEDLAVAQRFCKLLAAEGLLAMAWPKENGGGDGSVWEQTIVREEMWAHHEPRGAQYMGINWVGPAIMRFGTAEQQAQHLPPIAAGDVIWCQGFSEPDAGSDLASLTTRAQPDPSGGWRISGQKIWTSYALMAQWCILAARTSPDKHHGITMFLVPMEREGITARPIASMLGPHHLNEMFLDEVHVGPEDVLGEIGQGWTVIREALKFERVGIARYARCDRLLTLLRQALGDRWHDLPGGLRARWARALVQVRVATLLAYRVIDAQDKGRVNDADASIARVAVTLCDQDVAEVLFEALGGRSLDDRHGTHPVLQGAVEDHWRYAQAATVASGTIEIQRMLVARAALNGSPK from the coding sequence ATGGACTACGTGCTTGGAGAGAGGGCCGAGGCGCTCCGACACCGGCTCCGGGAGCTCATCGACGAGCACGTGCCCGACGACTTCCTGGGGGCGTTCACCGACGACCCCGAGGACCTCGCCGTCGCCCAGCGCTTCTGCAAGCTCCTGGCCGCCGAGGGCCTGCTGGCCATGGCCTGGCCCAAGGAGAACGGGGGCGGCGACGGCTCCGTGTGGGAGCAGACCATCGTCCGCGAGGAGATGTGGGCCCACCACGAACCCCGCGGCGCCCAGTACATGGGGATCAACTGGGTCGGCCCCGCCATCATGCGCTTCGGCACCGCCGAGCAGCAGGCGCAGCACCTGCCCCCGATCGCAGCGGGCGACGTCATCTGGTGCCAGGGCTTCAGCGAGCCCGACGCCGGTTCGGACCTGGCGTCGCTCACCACCCGGGCGCAGCCCGACCCGTCGGGGGGCTGGCGCATCTCCGGCCAGAAGATCTGGACGTCCTACGCCCTCATGGCCCAATGGTGCATCCTCGCCGCCCGCACCTCGCCCGACAAGCACCACGGCATCACCATGTTCCTGGTGCCGATGGAGCGCGAGGGCATCACCGCCCGGCCCATCGCGTCGATGCTGGGCCCGCACCACCTCAACGAGATGTTCCTCGACGAGGTGCACGTCGGGCCGGAGGACGTGCTGGGCGAGATCGGCCAGGGCTGGACCGTCATCCGGGAGGCCCTCAAGTTCGAGCGGGTGGGCATCGCCCGCTACGCCCGCTGCGACCGGCTGCTCACCCTGCTGCGCCAGGCGCTGGGCGACCGCTGGCACGACCTGCCGGGCGGGCTGCGGGCCCGCTGGGCGCGCGCCCTCGTGCAGGTGCGGGTGGCGACGCTGCTCGCCTACCGGGTGATCGACGCGCAGGACAAGGGCCGGGTGAACGACGCCGACGCCAGCATCGCCCGCGTCGCCGTCACCCTGTGCGACCAGGACGTCGCCGAGGTGCTGTTCGAGGCGCTGGGCGGCCGGTCGCTCGACGACCGCCACGGCACCCACCCCGTGCTCCAGGGCGCGGTCGAGGACCACTGGCGCTACGCCCAGGCGGCCACCGTCGCCTCGGGCACGATCGAGATCCAGCGGATGCTGGTGGCCAGAGCGGCGCTCAACGGGAGCCCGAAGTGA